In the Rhizobium sp. CB3090 genome, one interval contains:
- a CDS encoding MarR family winged helix-turn-helix transcriptional regulator: MPLELSASQALGLWQGVALEQVRREGHDLTLRQMAILLQIYLVPPPHTVRGLAATLGVTKPVITRALDTMGEMGLVDRVRDERDRRNVIIKRTVTGALYLEKLGDLVIEQGRKLSV; this comes from the coding sequence TTGCCGCTTGAACTCTCTGCCTCGCAGGCTCTCGGCCTCTGGCAAGGCGTGGCGCTCGAGCAGGTGCGTCGCGAGGGTCATGACCTGACGCTTCGGCAGATGGCGATCCTCCTGCAGATCTATCTCGTGCCGCCACCGCATACGGTGCGGGGGCTTGCCGCAACGCTTGGCGTGACCAAGCCGGTCATCACCCGTGCCCTGGATACAATGGGTGAGATGGGGTTGGTCGACCGCGTCCGCGACGAGCGTGATCGCCGCAACGTCATCATCAAGCGCACTGTCACAGGCGCTCTGTATCTGGAAAAGCTCGGTGACCTCGTCATCGAGCAGGGCCGCAAACTATCAGTCTAG
- a CDS encoding M17 family metallopeptidase, translating into MAPYQFIERASPFNSKGGATLPIFAVTPAHIETGTIDPIALDWARKAGYKADSGSLLLIPTEEGHLGGALFGLGSNPSEQPFLTGRLARSLPAGDWHIETAPLTANRLSLGFGLGSYRFERYKSEKANPPTLMIPRDADATDIKRQLAGVFLARDLINTPTNDMGPEQLEAAFRALAEHYKAEMSVIIGDDLLKENFPLVHTVGRASADAPRLLELRWGKKGHRRITLVGKGVCFDTGGLDIKPASSMLLMKKDMGGAANVMGLALMIMDAKLKVDLRVIIPVVENSISSNAFRPGDIYKSRKGLTVQIDNTDAEGRLILADALSYADEEAPDLLIDMATLTGAARVALGPDLPPFFTDDNDLARDLTEASLETDDPLWRMPLYMGYDKDIRAKFADITNAPAGGMAGSITAALFLKRFVTKTPSWAHFDIFGWAQSERPHSPGGGEAQAIRALYHHIRQSVR; encoded by the coding sequence ATGGCCCCCTATCAGTTCATCGAGCGTGCAAGCCCCTTCAATTCGAAGGGCGGCGCGACGCTGCCGATCTTTGCCGTCACTCCGGCACATATCGAGACCGGCACCATCGATCCCATCGCGCTCGATTGGGCACGCAAGGCCGGCTATAAGGCCGATAGCGGCTCGCTGCTGCTCATTCCGACCGAAGAAGGCCATCTCGGCGGCGCCTTGTTCGGTCTTGGCTCCAACCCTTCGGAACAGCCCTTCCTGACCGGCAGGTTGGCGCGCAGCCTCCCGGCGGGCGATTGGCATATCGAGACGGCGCCGCTCACGGCAAACCGGCTTTCGCTCGGCTTCGGCCTGGGCAGCTACCGGTTCGAGCGCTACAAATCAGAAAAGGCAAACCCGCCGACGCTGATGATCCCACGCGATGCCGATGCGACCGACATCAAACGCCAGCTCGCCGGCGTCTTCCTCGCCCGCGATCTCATCAATACTCCGACAAACGACATGGGACCGGAACAGCTCGAAGCAGCCTTCCGGGCACTTGCCGAGCACTATAAGGCGGAGATGTCCGTCATCATCGGCGACGACCTCCTGAAGGAGAATTTCCCGCTGGTTCACACGGTCGGCCGTGCCAGCGCCGATGCGCCACGCCTGCTGGAATTGCGCTGGGGCAAGAAGGGTCATCGCCGCATTACGCTGGTCGGCAAGGGCGTCTGTTTCGACACCGGCGGCCTCGACATCAAGCCGGCATCCTCCATGCTGTTGATGAAAAAGGACATGGGCGGTGCCGCCAACGTCATGGGCCTGGCGCTGATGATCATGGATGCCAAGCTGAAGGTCGATCTGCGCGTCATCATTCCGGTCGTCGAAAACTCGATTTCGTCCAATGCTTTCCGTCCGGGCGACATCTACAAGAGCCGCAAGGGTCTGACCGTGCAGATCGACAATACCGACGCCGAAGGCAGGTTGATTCTCGCCGATGCGCTGTCCTATGCCGACGAAGAGGCGCCCGATCTGCTGATCGATATGGCGACGCTGACCGGTGCTGCCCGTGTCGCGCTCGGCCCGGACCTACCGCCCTTCTTCACCGACGATAACGATCTCGCCCGCGATCTCACCGAAGCGAGCCTGGAGACGGACGACCCGCTCTGGCGCATGCCGCTCTATATGGGTTACGACAAGGATATCCGTGCCAAATTCGCGGATATCACCAATGCCCCCGCCGGCGGCATGGCGGGTTCGATCACCGCTGCCTTGTTCCTCAAGCGTTTCGTGACGAAGACGCCGAGCTGGGCGCATTTCGATATCTTCGGCTGGGCACAGAGCGAACGCCCGCATTCGCCGGGCGGCGGCGAGGCGCAGGCGATCCGGGCGCTGTATCATCATATTCGGCAGAGCGTGCGGTAA